A region of the Stieleria neptunia genome:
GACGACGCCAGCCTGTCACCGAGTTGGCGGGCGCCGTTCTCGATTTCCTTGCAGCGCTAACGGTCGGCGTACACCATGATGCTCTCTTCCTTCGTCACCGGCACGTTGGACTGGTCGCTGGTGACGATCGCCTTGACCAGATGCCGCCCCTCGGCGACACCCCTGGCTTTGACCCGGTAGACCATTTCATCGTTGGCCTTCAACAAGGCTCGCGGCGAGAAGGCGATGATGCCTTGCCCCTGCGGCGTGAAGTCACCTTGTTCGACCAACTGCAACCCCTGGGGAAGCTGCAACGCAACCTTGACGTTGGTGTCGTCACGCGAACCGGTGTTGCTGATTCGGATCTCGTAAATGGTGTCGCCACCGATTTCGATCGGGTCGGCGGTGTCGTTGATCGAGAACGTCAACTCGGCCAGCGAGGCCACTTCGACCTGACTCTCCGTCATGGTTTTGATGCCCAAGTCCGCCGTCGCCACCGTTTGCAACACACGGTTGCCTTCTTCGACCGGCAACAGCGTCAACGGCACTTTCCCGGATTGTCCGACCGGCAACGCGTCCAAGGACCAGAACACGGCGTGTCGAGACGCGTCGTATTGCCCTTCGTAGTCGGTTTTCACGAACGTGAATCCGCGATCCAGCTGGACACTCATCTCAACATTTTGTGCTTCGGCCGTCCCCACGTTTGCAATTTCTACCGTGTACGTGGCCTGGCGTTCCAAGAATCGACGTGAGGGTCCGGTCAGGGTCGCCTTCAACTCCGGAGCGACGACCTCGACGGCAATCGAGTGTGTGGTCTCCAACCCATCATCGCCTTTGACGCGAATCTGGTTTTGCACGACACCGGCTTGGACCGCCCGCATCCGCAAGACCTGTCGCCGGATTTCCCCCGGACCGAGCGTGCCGATCAAGTTGTCCAGCTGCGTTCCCTGGGGATGCTCCAGTCCGACCGGCACGTCTTCTTGCAGAATCACGCCGGTCGCTTCGCCGGTGCCTGGGTTGCTGACTTCCAGTTCGATCTCCAGCTGCTGACCGATCAGCACCTTTTCGGGTGCCCGTTGGACGACACGCAGTTCCGGTCGCGTGCTGATCGTTCGGACCGATGCAGCGGCTTGGAACGTGACGCGGGCGACACTGCCCAACTCACCTTCTTGCTCGGGCGTCAATTGCAACGTGATCGTGCGCTCTTGATTGGGTTCCAAATCACCCAGTTCCCAATACAACTGGGGTTGGTATTTCGGGTTCGGTCGCGGCGTCGCATCGGTCAGCGTCATGCCGTTGGGAACGCGGTCGTGGACTTGAACATTCAACGCCTTGGAACCGCCAACGTTTTTGACGGTGATGACAAACGAAGCCGGCTTGCCCACCGTCACTTCCGCAGGCGCCCGCTTGTGAATCACAACCGACGGCGACTGCGGACCGTCCAAGTAGCGTTCACCGGGTGACGCCAAGGTTGGTCCGGCGGGCTGTTGACCTTCGGCAGCGGTTTGCTGGTAACCAACACCCTGATAAACCGAGTTGCCCGGCGTTTGCGCTGCGGCTGGATAAGCTTGCGCTGCGGCTGGATAAGCTTGCGCTGCCGCTGGATAAGCTTGCGCTGTGGCTGGATAGGCCGCTCCGGGATTTGTGCCGGACTGAGGCTGCATCCCTTGCGGCTGCATGTTACCGCCGCGGGGCATCGGGGCACCGAGTGATGGCGCGGGCAACTGGGGCGCCGCGGCCATCGGGTAGCTGTCGGGGGCAGCGAAACCGCCGGACGGCTGCATGTAGCCTTGTCCCGTCGTCGCGGCTGCGGGCTGGTGGGACGGCGACGGTGTCGAATCCGCGACCTGTCCGTTGCCGACGATTTGAGGCTGCGAGGTGATGCCCAGGGTGGCCGGGGACATCGCCGGCGAAGACGCAGCCGGTGCGGGCTGCTCCGTTTCGTCTTGCATCGGAAACTGGGTGGCGCCGATCTCCAACGTCATCGCCGGTTCGCGATGGATCCGCATCGTCGACCCCGGGGCATCGGCAAATCGCGGTTGCGACGGCCCGGCCGCATCCTCGACGACCGGCGTCAACATGGCCGACGGCATCCCAGCGTTCGGGTCGACCGTATCGGTCAATGAGGCTCCGCGATCGAATCCTCGGGGTGCGGCGGCCGCAGACAATCCGGCATTCGGATCGAGCGTTTGGGAATCGGCAAACGTGCCGCCGCGCAGATCGTTGGCGGGCAGATCGTTGGCGGGCGGTTGGCCGGCCAGTTCGTTGCCGGCCAAGTCGCCGCCGGCCAGACCATTGCCGACTTGGACGTCTTGCGAACCGTTGTCGCTGGGCGTCTCGGCGAACGTGATCTCGGACATTTGCGGATGGTCGGGAAGCGATGCCGCGGGGGCATCGGCGACCGGCAATCCCATTGAAAACGAAGGCCCACCGGCGCCGGCTGGCGCGTCGATCGCGGCGTCCGCATCGGCATCCAACGGCGGCGCGTCGTCGAAACTCGGTAGCCGCATCTTCATCACCGAACGTCCGCCGACAGAGTTTTCGGGCTGCGGCGCGTTGCCGGAATCGGCCGGAAGTTCCGGCAACACCATCGAATCGCTCGACTCGGTGTGCTGGACCAGACGCACCGACGGCGACGCCGATGCTTCCGTGGAACCGGGCTCACCGACCGGTTTGAGCAATTCGACATCGTCGGGGTCGGCCGATTGCAACCCCGCCGCCGCGGCGATGGGTGAAACCGCCTTGCCGGGTGGAATTTGCTCTTCGGTCCAAGCCGATTCGGTGCTGGCTTCTTGGTCTTTTTGTGCTTGGGCGGCCATGATGGCTCCCAACAAAATCGTCACAGCACCTGCGGCGAGTCTTACGCCAAACGCTTTCATGGGTCTCAATCCGTTGGTGAAAAAACCGACTGGTCCTCCAGTGGGAACTACGGCATAACAAATTCGCCCCCGACGTGAAAAGTCCGCTTCTGCGGAACGGCATGCGACGGGAGACTGCGGCGACAGACGCCGATGGAAGGCGAGGACAGCCTTCAGAACCGGATTCGATTGTGCCCACCGATAGCAACGCGTACCCACGGATGTCAATCAGCCGGGGAATCCGTGGGTACGCGCTGCTATCCGTGGGTTTGTTTCGTTGCCGTGATCCACTACGTAGCGTCGTTCCCCAGAAACACGCCTGCAAAGAATGCCGTGGCTGTTATCATAGAGGTGACCTCCCACCTCACCGACGCCCGCCCCACCTTCGATGCCTGCACCCACCCCTCCGCCGATTTTCGCCACCCGAAACGTCACCGCCGCCGTCTTCCTCGCCGGCTTGATCGCTGTCCACCCGGTCACGGAGTCGACCGCTCAAGAGCCCGCCAAATACGAACACGGTCCCGACTCCCAACCCAACGACGCGGTTCCACACGGAACGGTCACCCAACACGTTTGGCTCGACAGCAAAGTTTTCCCGGGGACCAAACGCCGCTACAGCATCTACCTTCCGGCACAGTACGATCCCCAAACGCCCGCCGCACTGATGGTGTTTCAAGACGGGCATACCTTCCAAGGCACCACGGGCGACTACCGAGTGCCCGTCGTTTTTGACAATTTGATTGCAAAAGGCGACATGCCCGTGACCCTCGCGGTGATGATCGACCCGGGCTACACCAGTGAACTGCCGGAGAAACGGGGTTGGCGACCGCGGCCGGAAAACCGCAGCGTCGAATACGACACCGTCAGCGGCGACTACGCGGAGTTTTTGCTCACGGAAATCCTGCCGGCCGTCGAACAGGACTATCGGATCACTTCCAATCCCGAACTGCGAGCGATCTGCGGCAACAGCTCCGGAGGCATTTGCGCCTTTGGTGTCGCCTGGCATCGGCCGGACCAGTTTCGCAAGGTGCTCAGCCACATCGGCAGTTTTGTCAACATCCGCGGCGGCCACCATTACGCTGCGATGATTCGTAAAACGGAGACCAAGCCGCTGCGTGTGTTGCTCCAGGACGGTGCGAACGATTTGGACAACCAGCACGGCAACTGGCCGCTGGCGAACCAGCAGATGGCCAAGTCCCTTGAATTCGCCGGTTACGATTACAAGTTTGTGTTTGGCACCGGAGCCCACAACGGTAACCATGGCGGCGCGATTTTCCCCGACTCGCTGCGTTGGTTGTGGCGGGGATGGAAGGAGTTGACGCCGTAATGCTTCGCCCTTCGAACCCCAAGAGTCATTCGCCCCCACTCCCAGCCTCCGTCGCGGACTCGATCATTTCCAGATCTCCATCCCCCCCCACGGCGACCGATGGTGGCACCGCAGCCGATGCCTGTTTGGACGTTCCATTTGCGGTTCCCTTTGTGCATCGCTTGCGGACGACCGAGCAGATCGCGGGCACCGACTTCCCGACGTTGTTGGAGCTTTTGAAACAAGACAGCTTTGGCGACGCCAAGGTGCTGCTGGTTGCCGAACGCCCGGTCGCCGAATCGGCCGGCCACGTCACGAAACTCGCCGCTCGGTTGGCCGAATCCGCCGGCGTCAATCTGGTCAGCGAGGTGGTCTTGGTGGAAGGCGGCGAGGCGGTCAAAAATGATTCCGTCTGCGTCGAACAAATCCTCGCGACCATCAATGCCCATGACCTGGACCGCCGCAGCTACGTGATCGCGATCGGCGGCGGCGCGATGCTGGACGCGGTCGGGTATGCCGCGGCGATCGCGCACCGCGGTATTCGCCTGATTCGTCTGCCGACGACAACGCTGGCCCAAGGCGACAGCGGTGTGGGAGTCAAGAACGCGATCAACTACTTCGGCAAGAAGAACTGGGTCGGCACGTTCAGCGTTCCATGGGCCGTCATCAACGATGCGTCGTTATTGGAATCGTTGCCCGACCGAGATTTTTTCAGCGGATTCAGTGAGTCGGTGAAGGTGTCGTTGCTGAAGAGCCGGACGGAGTTTGATTGGCTGTGTGAACACGCCGATCGGATACGCGCACGCGACATGACCGTCGCTTCGGCGGCGATTGCGACGAGTTGCAAATTACACCTACGGCATATCACCGAAGGCGGTGATCCGTTTGAAATGTTAGAAGCCCGGCCGCTGGATTTCGGGCACTGGTCGGCGCACAAACTGGAACCGATCACGGACTTTGAAATTCGCCACGGTGAAGCCGTCGCGATCGGAGTCGCGATCGACTGTTTCTACTCGCATCTCAAACTCGGCTTCCGCATCGAAGACGTGCATCGCGTGTGCGAGTGCTTGCACGCGCTCGGTTTGCCACTCTGGCACGAAGCGTTGTCGCCGCTGGATCGCTTGCTCGACGGGCTGGAAGAGTTCCGTCAACACCTCGGCGGTCGCTTGACGATC
Encoded here:
- a CDS encoding 3-dehydroquinate synthase, which produces MDVPFAVPFVHRLRTTEQIAGTDFPTLLELLKQDSFGDAKVLLVAERPVAESAGHVTKLAARLAESAGVNLVSEVVLVEGGEAVKNDSVCVEQILATINAHDLDRRSYVIAIGGGAMLDAVGYAAAIAHRGIRLIRLPTTTLAQGDSGVGVKNAINYFGKKNWVGTFSVPWAVINDASLLESLPDRDFFSGFSESVKVSLLKSRTEFDWLCEHADRIRARDMTVASAAIATSCKLHLRHITEGGDPFEMLEARPLDFGHWSAHKLEPITDFEIRHGEAVAIGVAIDCFYSHLKLGFRIEDVHRVCECLHALGLPLWHEALSPLDRLLDGLEEFRQHLGGRLTITMLEGVGQSIDVHEIDTATMAKAIEMLRAAGDRITARA
- a CDS encoding DUF11 domain-containing protein, whose translation is MKAFGVRLAAGAVTILLGAIMAAQAQKDQEASTESAWTEEQIPPGKAVSPIAAAAGLQSADPDDVELLKPVGEPGSTEASASPSVRLVQHTESSDSMVLPELPADSGNAPQPENSVGGRSVMKMRLPSFDDAPPLDADADAAIDAPAGAGGPSFSMGLPVADAPAASLPDHPQMSEITFAETPSDNGSQDVQVGNGLAGGDLAGNELAGQPPANDLPANDLRGGTFADSQTLDPNAGLSAAAAPRGFDRGASLTDTVDPNAGMPSAMLTPVVEDAAGPSQPRFADAPGSTMRIHREPAMTLEIGATQFPMQDETEQPAPAASSPAMSPATLGITSQPQIVGNGQVADSTPSPSHQPAAATTGQGYMQPSGGFAAPDSYPMAAAPQLPAPSLGAPMPRGGNMQPQGMQPQSGTNPGAAYPATAQAYPAAAQAYPAAAQAYPAAAQTPGNSVYQGVGYQQTAAEGQQPAGPTLASPGERYLDGPQSPSVVIHKRAPAEVTVGKPASFVITVKNVGGSKALNVQVHDRVPNGMTLTDATPRPNPKYQPQLYWELGDLEPNQERTITLQLTPEQEGELGSVARVTFQAAASVRTISTRPELRVVQRAPEKVLIGQQLEIELEVSNPGTGEATGVILQEDVPVGLEHPQGTQLDNLIGTLGPGEIRRQVLRMRAVQAGVVQNQIRVKGDDGLETTHSIAVEVVAPELKATLTGPSRRFLERQATYTVEIANVGTAEAQNVEMSVQLDRGFTFVKTDYEGQYDASRHAVFWSLDALPVGQSGKVPLTLLPVEEGNRVLQTVATADLGIKTMTESQVEVASLAELTFSINDTADPIEIGGDTIYEIRISNTGSRDDTNVKVALQLPQGLQLVEQGDFTPQGQGIIAFSPRALLKANDEMVYRVKARGVAEGRHLVKAIVTSDQSNVPVTKEESIMVYADR
- a CDS encoding alpha/beta hydrolase, whose product is MPAPTPPPIFATRNVTAAVFLAGLIAVHPVTESTAQEPAKYEHGPDSQPNDAVPHGTVTQHVWLDSKVFPGTKRRYSIYLPAQYDPQTPAALMVFQDGHTFQGTTGDYRVPVVFDNLIAKGDMPVTLAVMIDPGYTSELPEKRGWRPRPENRSVEYDTVSGDYAEFLLTEILPAVEQDYRITSNPELRAICGNSSGGICAFGVAWHRPDQFRKVLSHIGSFVNIRGGHHYAAMIRKTETKPLRVLLQDGANDLDNQHGNWPLANQQMAKSLEFAGYDYKFVFGTGAHNGNHGGAIFPDSLRWLWRGWKELTP